A genomic segment from Torulaspora delbrueckii CBS 1146 chromosome 3, complete genome encodes:
- the CHL1 gene encoding DNA helicase (similar to Saccharomyces cerevisiae CHL1 (YPL008W); ancestral locus Anc_8.81): MGKESFNHPYEPYGIQLELMQCIYDTLSLGKKLAILESPTGTGKTLSLICSVVTWLRQNKADLVASGGHNVGGLSGSESDDDEPDWVNDAFKTSVLDAKMQKLREYEVYLGQLGVGSKPTSLEAANEPRKRRKRVEVSLDESDFLPQAYVSDSEEKDELVGERNRSLLAQEVSGLLAKLDHSKGSERDPIESQNPVKIYYASRTHSQLNQFASQLRLPSFPSSFADQQVPAERLKYVPLASRKQLCINENVKKWKTVDAINDACADLLKSKKGCPYHQPSSTSSNLFRDHTFTQVQDIEELAELGRSLHICPYYATRGSLENAEIITLPYQYLLSESTRTSLGINLKDSIVVIDEAHNLIETINSIHSAQIALTDLLSCNEGLRKYFERFRNRLNPGNRVNLMKLMELCNTLARYIKINYKKPGQEISSSDIFGSSNMDTLNIHKLNKYIKKSKIASKIDTYIHSFEDEKNASEVKSSSTPLLFKVASFLSCLSNPAQEGRFFFEKGQVIKYMLLEPGKSFQSVLEDARCVILAGGTMQPISDLMENLFAGVPEEKISILSCDHVIPDANLRTYITQEPAFEFTFEKRQAPSLVNGALYNFFDKLSRSVPRSGGIVGFFPSYQYLDYVVDSWQREGLFDKLDHVRKIYFESKNGAEPLSAYSEAVAGGKGALLFAVVGGKLSEGINFQDDLCRAVVIAGLPFPNVFSGELLIKTRHLETKILRNGGSNHDAKNAAREFYETICMKAVNQSIGRAIRHANDYSLIFLLDKRYAKLEINSKLSKWVSKRLQPQSSVTDIMADTQRFFSLHSARQSGR; this comes from the coding sequence ATGGGGAAAGAGTCGTTTAACCATCCCTATGAGCCGTATGGCATCCAGTTAGAGCTTATGCAATGCATATACGATACATTGAGCCTTGGAAAGAAGTTGGCAATTTTGGAGAGCCCGACGGGGACCGGTAAGACGTTGTCATTGATCTGCTCTGTAGTTACCTGGCTTCGACAGAACAAAGCCGATCTGGTCGCAAGTGGAGGGCATAATGTTGGTGGACTATCAGGGAGCGAGTCTGACGACGATGAACCAGACTGGGTGAACGATGCTTTTAAAACATCTGTTTTGGATGCCAAAATGCAAAAACTGCGAGAGTATGAAGTATATTTGGGGCAACTGGGGGTTGGCTCGAAACCTACGTCGTTAGAGGCAGCTAATGAACCGCGGAAGCGGCGTAAGAGGGTTGAAGTTTCGCTCGACGAGAGTGATTTCCTTCCCCAGGCGTATGTATCTGACtctgaagagaaagatgagCTGGTTGGCGAAAGAAATAGGTCACTGCTAGCGCAAGAGGTTAGTGGTCTGTTGGCAAAGCTCGATCATAGTAAGGGTTCTGAGCGTGATCCCATCGAGTCTCAAAACCCGGTTAAAATTTATTATGCATCCAGGACTCACTCGCAACTGAACCAGTTTGCATCTCAATTGCGACTGCCAAGTTTCCCTTCATCGTTTGCCGATCAGCAAGTACCTGCAGAGAGGTTGAAATACGTTCCTCTTGCTTCTAGGAAACAACTGTGTATTAATGAGAATGTCAAGAAGTGGAAAACTGTTGACGCCATTAACGATGCATGTGcagatcttttgaaaagcaAGAAAGGTTGTCCTTATCACCAGCCTTCGTCAACCTCTTCAAACCTATTCAGAGATCACACTTTTACACAAGTTCAggatattgaagaactaGCTGAATTAGGTAGGTCCCTCCATATATGTCCCTACTATGCTACTCGTGGGTCTCTAGAGAACGCGGAGATTATTACGCTGCCTTACCAATATTTGCTATCGGAATCGACGAGGACTAGTCTAGGAATTAATTTAAAAGATTCGATAGTCGTCATCGATGAAGCGCATAATCTGATAGAAACAATAAATTCCATTCATTCGGCACAAATTGCACTTACCGATTTACTTTCTTGTAATGAAGGTCTCAGGAAgtattttgaaaggttCAGAAATCGATTGAATCCAGGGAATAGAGTGAACCTTATGAAACTTATGGAGCTGTGCAACACCCTGGCACGTTACATCAAGATCAACTATAAGAAACCTGGTCaggaaatttcatcatcggATATATTTGGTTCATCTAACATGGATACATTAAACATACACAAACTCAACAAATatatcaagaaatccaaGATAGCGTCCAAGATTGATACCTATATTCATTCtttcgaagatgaaaagaatgCTTCTGAAGtgaaatcatcatcaacCCCTCTACTTTTTAAAGTCGCTAGTTTCTTATCATGTCTCTCTAATCCCGCTCAAGAAGGTCgatttttcttcgagaaagGCCAAGTTATCAAATATATGCTTCTCGAACCTGGGAAATCGTTCCAAAgcgttcttgaagatgctCGGTGCGTGATACTGGCAGGTGGAACCATGCAACCGATATCCGATTTAATGGAAAATCTCTTTGCAGGTGTTCCAGAGGAGAAGATAAGTATCCTTTCTTGTGACCACGTTATACCAGACGCTAATTTAAGGACCTACATTACTCAAGAACCTGCATTTGAATTTACATTTGAGAAAAGACAAGCGCCCTCCCTCGTTAATGGCGCACTTtacaatttcttcgataAACTTTCAAGGTCCGTTCCAAGATCAGGAGGTATCGTAGGGTTTTTCCCTAGTTATCAATATCTTGACTACGTTGTTGATAGTTGGCAGAGAGAAGGATTATTTGATAAACTGGACCATGTAAGGAAAATCTACTTCGAAAGTAAAAATGGTGCTGAGCCTCTATCAGCTTATTCTGAAGCGGTTGCTGGAGGCAAGGGGGCTTTGCTATTTGCTGTTGTTGGAGGGAAATTGTCAGAAGGTATCAACTTCCAAGATGACTTGTGTAGAGCCGTAGTAATAGCCGGTTTGCCCTTCCCCAATGTGTTTAGCGGTGAGCTGCTGATAAAGACAAGACATTTGGAGACTAAAATCTTACGGAATGGTGGATCTAATCACGATGCGAAGAATGCAGCAAGAGAGTTTTATGAAACTATATGCATGAAAGCCGTCAATCAGTCGATCGGTCGTGCCATTAGACATGCGAACGATTATTCCCTGATTTTCCTACTCGACAAGAGATACGCCAAATTAGAGATAAACAGTAAATTATCAAAGTGGGTGAGCAAGCGACTTCAACCTCAATCTAGCGTCACCGATATTATGGCAGATACTCAAAGATTTTTCTCCCTCCATAGCGCACGCCAAAGTGGTCGATGA
- the TFC8 gene encoding transcription factor TFIIIC subunit TFC8 (similar to Saccharomyces cerevisiae TFC8 (YPL007C); ancestral locus Anc_8.82) → MKLLKDLVITRKELQGWEKNLVWARDGTLYITSYPDICIGQPTYRKEVGNNSKHLFHIKEYPLIFENKFEFDSTARNTLLSSQPVSFARLVRPSPCDSLLAVLNSNLNVHVYREQKLVCNLDESEKHLEQRSYHCMEWSPDGSCLAIGNESGEVTVYAIQRANDGSVSFAPKRTFVLNSGLPSPWVTHICWKGDEIVAFLDDNSIYLIDDRQVESVKQAKNSSRFKIVDYCVMGDFLLFTDSCQFNKLNLKSGELSSLTLGPGDEVSIVPLQKAKKVILISNKTSCQVQIDRDFTLIPDDIIAPHLERKFRRWSAVNNELNKYESSLLIYGISLSPDGYSVAINYSMERVCMKYKIASEHQMYITFIPLYESWSITKKATGLAWYQTYKIYQSLLPSFESQNREDTHARCDIHMPLELYIQTFLSSTEMNNLRFFNLIEEHPSIKPFRKAIFDYAVARSPELTNAIDKASVQSLAAILGFPSPVEAGIVELRSQFITETFNFEKNGAQEPIISEQQHAWKRCAVTLLPILTTKVKVCPISNQRIIDIRADTLNDYGWFTRTLLEVLKDESVYSGTTMTL, encoded by the coding sequence atgaagttgttgaaagatttagTGATTACACGTAAGGAGCTTCAAGGATGGGAGAAAAACCTTGTCTGGGCTAGAGATGGTACTTTGTACATTACTTCATACCCAGACATCTGTATTGGGCAGCCGACTTATCGAAAGGAAGTGGGAAATAATAGCAAACATCTATTTCATATAAAGGAGTATCCATTGATATTCGAGAACAAATTTGAGTTTGACAGCACAGCTCGGAATACACTGCTCAGTTCGCAACCCGTCTCGTTTGCGAGACTGGTGAGGCCGTCACCGTGTGATTCTTTACTAGCGGTCTTGAACAGTAATCTAAATGTCCATGTGTATAGGGAGCAGAAACTGGTTTGCAATTTAGATGAGTCAGAGAAGCATTTAGAACAGCGATCATACCATTGCATGGAATGGAGCCCCGATGGAAGTTGCCTAGCTATTGGGAATGAAAGCGGAGAAGTGACAGTTTATGCAATACAGAGAGCTAATGATGGATCTGTAAGCTTCGCACCAAAAAGGACCTTTGTCTTGAACAGCGGCCTGCCGTCCCCTTGGGTCACTCATATCTGTTGGAAAGGTGATGAAATCGTTGCATTCCTTGATGATAATTCAATTTACTTGATAGATGATAGACAAGTTGAATCCGTGAAGCAAGCCAAAAACTCTTCGAGGTTTAAGATTGTGGATTACTGTGTTATGGGCGATTTTCTGCTCTTCACGGATTCATGTCAgttcaacaagttgaatCTTAAGTCGGGAGAATTAAGCAGTTTGACTCTTGGGCCAGGAGACGAGGTCAGCATTGTACCTTTGCAGAAGGCAAAGAAGGTTATCTTGATTTCGAACAAGACCAGTTGCCAGGTTCAGATAGATCGTGACTTCACCTTGATACCGGATGATATCATTGCTCCACATTTAGAGCGTAAATTCAGAAGGTGGAGTGCGGTGAACAATGAGCTGAATAAGTACGAAAGTTCACTGTTGATTTATGGCATTTCGCTTTCACCAGATGGCTATTCGGTTGCCATCAATTATAGCATGGAGCGTGTTTGTATGAAATACAAGATTGCATCGGAGCATCAGATGTACATCACGTTCATACCCCTCTATGAATCATGGTCAATTACTAAGAAAGCTACCGGGCTGGCGTGGTATCAAACTTACaaaatctatcaaagtTTGTTGCCCTCGTTTGAAAGCCAAAATCGAGAAGACACTCATGCCAGGTGCGACATTCATATGCCCTTGGAGTTATACATTCAAACGTTTCTCAGTAGCACTgagatgaacaatttgcgtttcttcaacttgatCGAAGAGCACCCATCAATTAAACCGTTTAGGAAAGCCATTTTTGATTATGCTGTGGCTAGAAGCCCAGAGTTAACAAATGCCATAGACAAAGCTTCGGTACAGTCACTAGCAGCAATCTTGGGGTTTCCTAGTCCAGTCGAAGCAGGAATCGTTGAACTGAGGAGTCAATTTATAACCGAGACCTTCAATTTCGAGAAAAACGGTGCTCAGGAACCTATAATATCCGAACAGCAACATGCGTGGAAAAGATGTGCGGTTACATTGCTGCCCATTTTGACTACAAAGGTAAAAGTATGCCCCATCAGCAATCAGCGTATTATTGACATCAGAGCTGACACCCTGAACGATTATGGCTGGTTTACAAGAACGCTACTTGaagtcttgaaagatgaaagcGTATATAGTGGCACAACTATGACCCTTTGA
- the NCR1 gene encoding sphingolipid transporter (similar to Saccharomyces cerevisiae NCR1 (YPL006W); ancestral locus Anc_8.83): MLLITLLVCVAGLCNLVQAAASRCALYDNCGKKSVFGAELPCPVSDSRFRPPPVTDELMDLVVEVCGEEWKDETELCCTLDQVQNLQKNLKKAQNIIASCPACVKNFNNLFCHFTCSPEQVDFVNVTRIQKSTSKKDIVAEVDVYMNSSWASVFYDSCKDVKFSATNGYAMDLIGGGAKNYSQFLKFLGDEKPLLGGSPFQINYLYELDGAKDDFILFDDSVYECNDPKYKCACADCGLSCPELKPLKEGSCKVGKLPCFSFAVLMIYAVLIVAVVIWHIHLFRSKSRISLITSDEDGSAYNSQMTSDDRLFDTYDTSSYDFNNKVATSFATLSKYSALNPYLTTALTAVIVAFFGFLLYRYGDLEREPINLWVSKDSQKYQEKRYFDENFGPFYRVEQVFVVNETGPVLSYDTMRWWSEVEHNISQTIMSQDNATYQDLCFRPTAESTCVLESFIQYFPNGLPGQNTWREELQLCTDSPVNCLPSFQQPLKKNLLFSDDEVFESNAFVTTFLMSNHSSTAVDWETELEKFLLNLEVPKGLRISFNTEMSLEKELNKNNDVLTICMSYLFMFFYASWALKRHGGGSRWLLGFVGILIVASSVLCAAGLLSALGIKSTLIIAEVIPFLILAVGIDNIFLITHEYDRLSTDDVTIDIDRRIYLAVKRICPSILLSFICQAGCFLIAAFVSMPAVRNFALYSALAVLFNVLLQMTAYVAFLALYERKYATISKDSEKDVHLFGDSYFSFISKKGKILGLFVSWTMISLLFLPEIQLGLNQTFAVPQTSYLVDYFRDAYQYLNVGPPVYFVVKGLDLTKRENQQKVCGKFTTCDDDSLANVLEMERERSTIIDPLANWFDDYMQFLNPDLDECCRFKKGTSDVCPPFFPSRRCETCFHEGEWNYDMSGFPEGKEFMDYLAIWIDSPSDPCPLGGKAPYSSSVAFNKTGVKASVFRTAHKPLTSQEDLIAAYDDSVRISNSLKDLDVFAYSPFYIFFVQYQTILWLTISLIGAALVLIFAATTLFLGSVQTAAALTLTVLMILIDIGAFMAWFGISLNAVSLVNLVICVGLAVEFCVHIARAFTLLPEGVKNDRDSRVHYAMTTVGGSVFRGITMTKFIGVCVLAFAQSKIFQVFYFRMWFSLIVIASVHALVFLPVLLSLAGGKSYVDEPISGTLEE; the protein is encoded by the coding sequence ATGCTGCTGATAACGCTATTAGTTTGCGTAGCTGGCCTATGTAACCTGGTGCAGGCAGCTGCTTCGAGATGTGCGTTGTATGACAATTGTGGGAAGAAGTCGGTCTTTGGTGCAGAGCTTCCCTGCCCAGTGTCAGATTCTAGATTCAGACCACCTCCAGTAACTGATGAATTGATGGACCTTGTTGTGGAGGTATGTGGTGAAGAATGGAAGGATGAAACTGAACTATGTTGCACTTTGGATCAGGTCCAGAATCTACAAAAGAACTTAAAGAAAGCACAAAATATAATAGCTTCATGTCCAGCCTGTGTTAAGAACTTTAATAACCTATTCTGCCATTTTACTTGCTCGCCGGAGCAAGTGGACTTCGTTAATGTGACTAGAATTCAAAAATCtacttcaaagaaggatatAGTAGCTGAAGTGGATGTCTATATGAACTCCTCTTGGGCATCTGTGTTCTATGATTCATGCAAGGATGTCAAGTTTTCGGCCACGAATGGTTACGCAATGGATTTAATCGGCGGAGGTGCTAAGAACTATTCACagtttttgaaatttttgggaGATGAAAAACCATTACTTGGGGGGTCTCCATTCCAAATCAACTATCTATATGAATTGGATGGAGCTAAGGATGATTTCATTCTCTTTGACGATTCAGTCTACGAGTGTAATGACCCTAAGTACAAATGCGCTTGCGCTGACTGTGGATTATCCTGTCCAGAACTAAAACCTTTGAAGGAGGGCTCATGTAAGGTGGGGAAACTTCCTTGTTTTTCATTTGCAGTTCTGATGATTTACGCGGTGCTCATTGTTGCAGTTGTCATCTGGCACATTCACTTATTCAGAAGCAAAAGTAGAATATCTTTGATTAcaagtgatgaagatggttcTGCTTACAACTCTCAAATGACATCCGATGATCGATTGTTCGATACATATGATACAAGCTCATATGACTTCAATAATAAAGTGGCAACATCATTTGCAACTCTATCGAAGTACTCGGCTTTGAATCCTTACCTGACAACAGCATTAACAGCCGTGATTGTCGCTTTCTTCGGCTTTCTGCTTTACAGATATGGTGATCTCGAAAGGGAGCCTATCAATTTGTGGGTCAGCAAAGACTCTCAGAAatatcaagagaagagataTTTCGATGAGAATTTCGGACCATTCTACAGGGTTGAACAAGTCTTTGTTGTGAATGAGACCGGTCCCGTACTCTCCTACGACACGATGAGGTGGTGGTCTGAGGTTGAGCATAACATCTCACAGACAATTATGTCTCAAGACAATGCAACTTACCAGGATCTGTGTTTCAGGCCAACGGCAGAGTCCACATGTGTATTAGAATCCTTCATTCAGTACTTCCCAAATGGCTTGCCAGGTCAAAATACTTGGCGTGAGGAGCTCCAATTGTGTACAGATTCCCCCGTGAACTGCTTGCCATCATTCCAGCAGCCACTAAAAAAGAATTTGTTATtcagtgatgatgaagttttcgAGTCCAATGCTTTTGTAACAACCTTCCTAATGAGTAACCACAGCAGTACGGCAGTTGACTGGGAAACAGAACTGGAGAAGTTCCTGCTTAACCTTGAAGTGCCTAAGGGCCTGAGAATTAGTTTCAACACTGAAATGTCCCTGGAAAAGGAGCTGAATAAGAACAATGATGTGTTGACCATCTGTATGTCTTACCTATTCATGTTCTTCTATGCTTCTTGGGCGCTGAAAAGACACGGAGGAGGAAGTAGATGGTTGCTGGGGTTTGTCGGCATATTGATTGTTGCATCGTCAGTGTTGTGCGCAGCGGGACTCTTGAGTGCCTTGGGCATTAAATCCACATTGATTATTGCAGAAGTAATtccatttttgattttggctGTCGGTATCGATAACATATTTCTGATCACTCATGAGTATGATAGACTCTCCACGGATGACGTCACTATTGATATCGACAGAAGAATTTATCTGGCGGTCAAACGAATTTGCCCTTCAATTCTACTTTCTTTCATATGTCAAGCAGGGTGCTTTCTCATTGCAGCATTTGTATCTATGCCAGCAGTGCGTAACTTTGCTCTCTATTCGGCATTGGCTGTTTTGTTCAATGTTCTTCTACAAATGACAGCCTATGTTGCTTTCCTTGCGTTGTACGAGAGAAAGTATGCTACTATCAGCAAGGATTCTGAGAAGGATGTTCACCTATTTGGTGACTCTTATTTCTCTTTCATCTCTAAGAAAGGCAAGATCCTTGGACTCTTCGTTTCCTGGACCATGATATCTCTCCTATTTTTGCCTGAAATACAGTTAGGTTTGAATCAGACTTTCGCAGTTCCTCAGACCTCATACTTGGTCGATTACTTCAGAGATGCCTATCAATACTTGAACGTTGGACCTCCGGTTTACTTCGTGGTCAAAGGACTTGACTTGacaaaaagagaaaatCAGCAAAAGGTGTGCGGTAAATTCACAACATGCGATGATGATTCTTTGGCAAACGTCTTAGAGATGGAGAGAGAGAGATCTACCATCATTGATCCCCTGGCTAACTGGTTTGACGATTACatgcaatttttgaacCCCGATCTGGATGAATGTTGCCgcttcaagaaaggtaCCTCAGATGTCTGTCCTCCATTCTTCCCCAGCAGACGCTGTGAAACTTGTTTTCATGAGGGAGAATGGAATTATGATATGTCAGGATTCCCTGAAGGCAAGGAATTTATGGATTACCTCGCAATCTGGATTGATTCCCCAAGTGACCCATGTCCATTAGGTGGTAAAGCCCcatattcttcttctgtcgCCTTCAATAAGACCGGAGTCAAAGCTTCCGTCTTCAGAACAGCTCACAAGCCATTGACATCGCAAGAAGATCTCATTGCAGCCTACGATGATTCGGTCAGGATCAGCAACTCGCTCAAGGACCTTGATGTGTTTGCATACTCTCCATTTTACATATTCTTTGTCCAGTATCAAACCATACTGTGGCTGACGATTAGCCTAATCGGAGCAGCTTTAGTTTTGATATTTGCCGCTACGACATTATTCCTAGGTTCTGTGCAAACTGCTGCTGCGTTGACCTTGACGGTTCTGATGATTCTGATCGACATTGGAGCATTCATGGCTTGGTTCGGAATTTCGCTCAACGCTGTCAGTCTGGTGAATCTTGTCATCTGCGTCGGCCTAGCTGTTGAATTTTGTGTCCATATTGCAAGAGCTTTCACCCTGTTGCCTGAAGGTGTTAAGAATGATCGTGATTCCCGTGTGCACTACGCCATGACCACAGTCGGTGGTTCTGTCTTCAGAGGTATAACGATGACGAAATTCATTGGTGTCTGCGTCTTGGCTTTTGCCCAATCCAAGATATTCCAAGTTTTCTACTTCCGCATGTGGTTCTCGCTGATTGTGATTGCATCGGTTCACGCTTTGGTATTCTTGCCTGTACTTTTGTCGCTGGCTGGCGGTAAGAGCTACGTTGATGAGCCCATTAGTGGCACACTTGAAGAGTAA
- the AEP3 gene encoding Aep3p (similar to Saccharomyces cerevisiae AEP3 (YPL005W); ancestral locus Anc_8.84) — protein MNVLATLSQVLSRNGIKSPRLRHEKFMLSMFETATKPDKPKTVEGVIEKARNSLKKVKDRKKCIPKDNMKVVGKGSNFQKKVVKEYLSPLQVHDFARHNIQNDYDNKKATRMHQNAKLIDKSKNRQEILFSNSRQFVGDLLGALVACNPKHVELSSDFVLRQFPRWTMNEVPRIPNFNSNPHLFEDYIGILTHTKFLYKNSSSTNGIVPMILRNLMHPANLKTLYLRTTRTYNDLIYYFCERFDFASCREIFAQMKIEGVPRNTLTYNLMLRSVLKNSHIRKSKPIDGEVLYYLRNMAKNQIEADAVTWTTCYNFLNENVSRSIYVEKMQERNVPVTEAFVYTVLRNGTYSSKQCLQFLASNNVPLSSKIFKLSIDRLLQEERANVAWLFLEHTVLKRDKDFTIGTDTLNAFLRHFASRGRLDMAITTFNTCVQDYHMRPNDQTFEMLFKALTTNGYTKNFALILDYFRKLRKAHKLGERNNYWLVRANAISKFNVRRLDTFTKEKFNEAKALLDGLKWSSTSGGFTTKIWKGNGSSIRKICRLLGCVPTPLKKGSTVKVNAAARTKKKRYRKRIRCIAIQSAMRKRVPFAKDWYGSLRQELELRKVIDTSEQVDHGSTS, from the coding sequence ATGAATGTGTTGGCTACTCTTAGCCAGGTATTGTCACGAAATGGCATCAAGTCACCACGCTTAAGgcatgaaaaattcatgCTCAGCATGTTCGAGACGGCAACAAAGCCAGATAAGCCCAAGACAGTTGAGGGAGTAATTGAGAAGGCTAGGAATTCACTTAAGAAAGTGAAGGATAGAAAGAAATGTATACCCAAGGACAATATGAAAGTGGTGGGGAAGGGAtccaattttcaaaagaaagTAGTCAAAGAGTACCTTTCACCTTTACAGGTACATGATTTCGCGAGGCACAATATCCAGAATGATTACGATAATAAGAAAGCTACACGGATGCACCAGAATGCGAAACTCATCGATAAGTCCAAGAATCGTCAAGAGATATTGTTTAGCAACTCAAGGCAGTTTGTGGGTGATTTATTAGGCGCTCTGGTAGCCTGTAACCCGAAGCACGTTGAACTGAGCTCCGATTTTGTTCTGAGGCAGTTTCCAAGATGGACAATGAATGAGGTGCCGCGAATACCAAACTTTAATTCCAACCCCCATCTTTTTGAGGATTACATTGGCATACTAACTCACACAAAAtttctttacaagaactcTTCATCGACTAATGGTATAGTGCCGATGATTTTACGGAATTTGATGCATCCAGCTAATCTCAAAACACTTTACCTGAGGACCACTCGAACCTACAATGATCTAATTTACTATTTTTGTGAAAGGTTTGACTTTGCATCTTGTCGAGAGATTTTTGCGCAGATGAAGATTGAAGGTGTACCACGAAACACTTTAACATATAACCTTATGCTCCGAAGcgtattgaagaattcacATATTAGGAAATCCAAACCGATTGATGGTGAAGTTTTATATTACCTGAGAAATATGGCCaaaaatcaaattgaagCAGATGCAGTGACTTGGACCACATGTTacaacttcttgaatgaaaaTGTGTCGAGATCAATCTATGTGGAAAAAATGCAAGAGCGAAACGTTCCCGTAACCGAAGCCTTTGTCTACACGGTTCTTCGCAATGGGACCTATAGCTCGAAGCAatgtcttcaatttctaGCGAGCAACAACGTTCCATTGagttcaaaaattttcaaactGAGCATCGATAGACTTTTACAGGAAGAGAGAGCCAATGTTGCATGGTTGTTTTTGGAGCATACAGTATTGAAAAGAGATAAGGACTTTACGATAGGCACAGATACGCTTAATGCATTCCTTCGACATTTCGCCAGCAGAGGAAGGCTCGATATGGCGATTACAACATTTAATACGTGCGTCCAGGATTATCACATGAGACCGAATGACCAAACTTTCGAGATGCTATTCAAAGCGCTGACCACCAATGGATACACCAAGAATTTTGCACTTATACTTGACTATTTCAGGAAATTGAGGAAAGCACATAAGCTAGGTGAGCGTAACAACTACTGGTTAGTCAGAGCGAATGCTATCTCAAAATTCAATGTGCGTCGGCTTGATACTTTCACCAAGGAGAAATTCAACGAAGCTAAAGCATTACTGGATGGACTGAAGTGGAGTTCAACATCTGGTGGGTTTACTACAAAGATCTGGAAGGGAAATGGGTCTTCTATTAGAAAGATTTGCCGATTACTTGGATGCGTGCCAACACCACTCAAAAAAGGTTCAACTGTGAAGGTGAATGCAGCTGCcagaacaaagaaaaagagataCCGGAAAAGAATAAGATGTATTGCTATTCAAAGCGCAATGCGCAAGAGAGTTCCATTTGCTAAAGATTGGTATGGCTCATTAAGGCAGGAGTTGGAGCTGAGAAAAGTGATTGATACTTCTGAGCAAGTAGATCATGGAAGTACGTCGTAG